Below is a window of Edaphobacter dinghuensis DNA.
CATGCGCGTTGTTTGCGGTGAACCGTTCCACATCGATCTGTATGGAGAGCCTTTGAATAGGGCCGTCATGGTTGGGAAAGGTGTGCAGCTCGCCTCGGTATGAATCGCTCGGAGCAGATGTTCCGGGGTCGACCCACAGTCGTTTGCCGCGCGAGCCGGGGTCCATGCGGCTGGGCTCGAGTTCACTGAAGGCCATGCGGCTGAAGCGAGTGCCGGGGCCGAGTATGACTGGTTCAATTGCGATGTAGTTAAGCAACTCGGGCTTTCCCGTCTTAGGGGAGATGACGCCGACACGGATCAGGCCGCGAGGGCCAAGCAGGCCTCCGGCGGAGGGCAGGCCGAATACGATACCGTCTCTTCGTCCCCAGATAAGAGGATCACCTGGCTTTTGAGGGCGAATCCACTGGGAATCTGCGGCATTTGCGACTGGTGCCTGCGCCGATGGAGGCTCAAGCGCAAGGGCTTTCGAGAACAGAGCTAGCGAGGTAATGAGCAGGATCACGATCTTTAGCAGCACGCGTGATGAGGCCGCAGATGTTATTCGAGAGAAGCGAAGATAATTTTTCATGAGATCAGAGGGAAGCTGTAATGGTTGTGGGTAATTTTGCCATTAAATTTAATCCTTTAAAGAATTTATTGTGCTAATGGAGCATTGCGAGCTGGATATTGCTAAGCCCCAGAGCTGCGGGCAGTGCTCATTTGCCATGGATTGTATGCTCGGTTTTGGGGAAAATCGGAATAGGATAAAGAGTGTACAAAGAGCTGTAGAAGAACCAGATACGCCAATTGGTCACTGAGGCTGGATTCACATTTTATGCCCACCATTGTGGAAGTAGCGAAACATGCTCGAGTCTCGATCGCAACCGTATCCAATGTAATCAGAGGCACAAGGCGCGTAAGTCCTGCGTTGCAAGACCGTGTCCAAAAGGCCATTCGCGAGCTGGACTATTCGCCAAACGAGATTGCACGGAGTCTGAAGGTGAAGCAGACTCGGATGCTCGCGCTGGTGTTGCCCGATATTACAAACCCCTTCTTTCCGGAGATCATTCGCGGAGCTGAGGATACCGCCTTCGATCGCGGCTACTTTCTGATGACAGCTAATACCGATGAGCAGATCGGCCGTGAACGAAGGATCATGTCGGCGCTGCGCTCCTATCGCGTCGATGGAATTCTACTGGCCTCTGCGCCCGGTAAGGACTCTGGACACATTCGCAGCATTATGCAGGGAGGTATCTCGGTCGTATGCCTGGACAGAACCGTCGCCGGCATCAATACCGACGCGGTTCTTTTAGATAACGTTCGCGGCGGTCGCGAGTGCGTGCGGCACCTGATACAGGGGGGGCATTCGAAGATCGCGATTATTACAGGCTCGCTGTCGTTGCAGACGGGACTTGAGAGGCTGCGAGGCTATGAGGAAGCGCTCCGCGAATCGGATATCGAGGTCGATCGAAACCTTGTGCTTGAAGGAGACTTTCGATACGAATCGGGCTATCGGCTGGGAAAGGAATTGCTGAAGAGGCGCGTAAAACCCACCGCGGTCTTTGTATGCAATGGCGTGATGACAGTCGGTGTGCTGAAGGCATTTGAGGAGCTGGGCGTGCGCTGCCCGGAAGATATCTCGCTGGCAACGTTCGACGATCTCGCTGTGGACCGCTCTTTTCATCCTCATTTGACCGCGGTGGTACAGCCTGGTTACGAGATGGGCGCGCGGGCAGCAACCATCCTGATGGACAGGGTTGAGGGCAAGTTGACGAATGAACCATTTGTTGTCCGGATTGTTCCTACCCTTGTGGTTCGCGAGTCGACACGGGCACGAAAGCCGCGGTCATCGCTCCGCGAAAGTAATTCCATTCGCTAGACTTCGATCTGATCTACGATTCGACTGAAAAAATATCTTGACAGGTGTTTTCATTGCGTGCTGAAATGACCTTCGAAATTTAAAGGTTTAAATATTTCCTTCGGATCGACCTTTTTCAGGAGAGCGCCAATGAAGACGTGGAGAGCACTGCCAGTTGTTGTTTTTATGGTTTTGATGACCATCCTGGGTTTGACGAGTAAGGCATGGGCGCAGGCGGATCGCGGCGCCATCAAAGGGGAGGTTCAGGATACGCAACATGCGAGTATTCCTGATGCCCAGATCACGCTGAAAGACGAAGCGACCGGCGTGGTCGTAACGACTACCTCCGGTTCCTCGGGGCAATTCAATTTTCTCAACCTGTCGGCAGGCGTTTACACCCTGAACTCGACGGCCAAGGGGTTCAACACCTCGGTACAGCAGCACATTACAGTCGGTGTCGGAAGCACGTTTGGGGTGACTGTGACGCTGGAGCCTGGCCAGGTAGAGCAGACGGTGACCGTTTCGGGAAATGCTGCCACGGTAGAGACGCAGACCTCGGATATCGGAACCGTAATTACTCCGCAGGAGATCAAAGACCTGCCTGTGTCGCTGAACGGAGACATGAGGAATCCGCTGAACTTTGTTACGCTCACGCCCGGCGTTAGCGGTTCAACACCGGGGCCTTCGCCGGATTACCGCTTGCACATCAGCGGCTCCAATAGCTATGCGAACGAGGTATACATCGATGGCGTTCCAGTGATGAATACGAACCTTGGCGGCGACATCGGTGCCAATCACCCACCGATCGATGCAATCGGCCAGTTCAAGATCATCAACAACAATCAAAGCGCAGAGTATGGGCTGGCAAGTGGCATCGTCTCGTTTGCGTTCAATTCAGGTACGAATACCTATCACGGGAGTCTGTTCGATTATCTGCAGAACGATGCTCTCAATGCTGCCGGTTATGTGACGAACGCCCTGGGGTTGAAGAAGGCTCCGCTAAAACAGAATGAGTTCGGTGGAACGTTCGGTGGCCCAGTCTGGATTCCCAAGCTCTACAACGGCCGCGATAAGACATTTTTCTTTGTCGATTACACCGGGTTCAAATACCGCCCCAGCTCTAACAATGGCACGCTGACGACATTTCCCAATGCATTTCGCGCAGGGAATTTTTCACAGGCGCTGGGGCCGCAATTGGTGGATTCCGCATCGGGCCAGCCTGTCTTTGACCCTGAGGGACGCCCAATTTACAGCGGTCAAATCTATAATCCTCTCTCTGTTCATACATTCGTACGACCGGAGGATGGCCGTAGTTATCAGGTACGCGATCCATTCCCGGGTAATATCATCCCTGCCGGATTGCCTGGCTTGAGCACAGTCTCGCAGACGATTCTGAAGAGCTTCCCCGTGGCGGACAACGACGCTATCAATAACAATTTTCACCGCCTTCAGAGTTCGAAGATCGATGAGCACCGCTTGGTTGTGAAGATCGACGAGCATCTTTCAGAGAAGCACGCTCTTGCCGGGAGTGTCTTTGTCGGTGGATACTCCAACAGTAATAATGGCGGTTTGAATCTGCTTGATTCATCGACGACCAATTCGCCGACGACGCAGATACGATTCACTTATAACTACACGCACTCGCCTACGCTGGTAAATAATCTGAACGTTGGCTTCATCCGAGATACCGGGTTCACAGGTCCTTTGCAGGCAGGACCGGGACTTGCCGCGCTGGGGATTCAGGGACTGCCTCCGCTTGCGAGCGACAGCCCATATCCTGACATTGGAATTGGAACGGTACAGAACAGTATTGGCTCTGCGAGTGCGTCGACTGACTCTGAAAACCGCTACATCGTCAGTGATAATGTAACGCTGGTTCGCGGCGAACATACGCTAACCTTTGGCGGCGAGTTGAGGCGTTTGAGAAGAGATGAAGGTGGGTTACCGGGTGGCAGCTTCACCTTTGAGCCTACCGAATCAGGCCTCAACGGAACAGGATTTGTGAATGGGAACACAGCTGTTTCCATTCCCGCCGGAACGGGCGCACCAGCCGCAAGCTTCCTCTTTGGCGGCCTCGATTTTTCGCGGTTCGATTATCCGGTAGAAGCGGCATATAGCTGGTGGCAAGGAGGGCTTTATGCTCAGGATGACTGGAAGGCAACACCGAATCTGACGCTTAATCTTGGACTGCGCTACGATCTCCAGATTCCTCGGACAGATATCAATGGAAAAGTCTCTACGATGAATCCGACATTGTCTAACCCTGCAGCCGGTGGACTTCCTGGTGCGTTTACCTATTACGGCAACGGCGCGGGACGCAATGGAAAGACCCGCATCGGCAATATCGACTATCTCGGATTTCAGCCCCGGCTTGGCTTTGCCTACTCTCCCGATGCGGCGCATAAGACTGCAATTCGCGGAGGCTTCGCGATTACCCGGCCTATCGGCAATGACAACGCAGAGAATGGAATCGGTGGCGGTCTCTACAACACTGGCTTTGCCGGATTAGCTACAGTCAACAGGCCGCAGGATTATGTAGGCTCGCCTGCTTACTACTGGGACAATCCGTACCCCGCAGCATCGATCAGCAACGGTCCGGACCTGGATCCGGGGGCGCTTGTCGGCAATGACAATCCGCCGATGATTCGTCCGAGCTCCGGAACTCCGCCGACTCAAATATATTGGTCAACGCAGGTTCAACAGGAGATGCCAGGAGGAATGGTTGCCAGCATAGGATATGTCGGTATGCACACCTACCATCTCGGTGTGTGGTCCAAGCCAAACCAGGTTGATCCGGCCGTTGCAGCGCAATATAGCGGTGCTGCGGCAACGGCTGGCCTGCCACTGAACCAGTTTTTGGTTCTCCCCGTCAACGACCCCAGGGCCGTAGCGGCAGGAATTAAAACTCCGTGGGCTGGCTTCATCCAGACGTTCGGCGCGGGTGCAACAGTAGGACAGTCTCTGCGGCCATTCCCGCAGTATGGCGATGTGGACAATCCTTTGAACCCGATCGGCAGCGTATCGTACAACGGACTTCAGACAAGCTTGCAAAAGCGCTATTCCAACGGATTGACGCTTCTGCTTTCCTATACGTTCTCAAAGACGATTGGAGACGTAGATTCCAACAATGGCGCTACGTCGGGAGCTGAGAATGCGATCTATGCGGGCTCTTTCTATCAGGACTATTACAACCCTCAATCGCAGCGTTCTGTAACCAGCTCCGATATCCCTCATGTTCTTTCGCTCAGCTATACCTATGAGCTTCCGGTTGGGCCCGGCAAGCGCTTCCTCAATCACAAAGGCGTCGTCGGCAGAGCTGTGGGCGGATGGTCGGTCTCAGGGATTCACCACTATCAGAGTGGACGTCCGATCCATATTGAGTACGATGCATTTGGCGCGAACAATCCCTACTATTCGAGCGATGGATTCAGTTTCCGTCCGGACGTTGTTCCGGGAGTGCCGCTGAAGAACCCTGCTTATAGTAAGAAGTGTTCAGGCCCGATTCTGGCGACCTCGGGACGCACGCCTTGCCAGTTCCTGATCAATCCGGCGGCATTTGCCACTCCGGCACCGGGGAATTTTGGTGACGCGCCGAATCTGTTCTCATCGTTGCGGATGCCGGCCTATATCAATGAGGACTTGTCGCTTACCAAGCGAACGATGATCTATGACAGAATGGATCTCCTGTTCCAGGCGAACTTCTTCAACGCACTCAACCGTACAATTTTTTCATCTGGCGGCAATGCGCAGACATTCATCATCAATGGCGCTCCCCCAGACCTGAGTACGAACAGTCTCCAAAACTCGAACACAGTCTTCGGGTTGATGACGGCTCAGCAGAATGCACCAAGGATCATACAATTCGGCATGAGACTGGAGTTCTAGAGTGATGGCCCTGACCATGCTTGCAAAATCAATTATTTTTGCAAGCATGGCTGTGCCTGTCATGGCACAAACTATCTCCGACCAAATTGCCACCCATGCTCGCGCAGCGCAGCAGGCAGAA
It encodes the following:
- a CDS encoding TonB-dependent receptor domain-containing protein, encoding MKTWRALPVVVFMVLMTILGLTSKAWAQADRGAIKGEVQDTQHASIPDAQITLKDEATGVVVTTTSGSSGQFNFLNLSAGVYTLNSTAKGFNTSVQQHITVGVGSTFGVTVTLEPGQVEQTVTVSGNAATVETQTSDIGTVITPQEIKDLPVSLNGDMRNPLNFVTLTPGVSGSTPGPSPDYRLHISGSNSYANEVYIDGVPVMNTNLGGDIGANHPPIDAIGQFKIINNNQSAEYGLASGIVSFAFNSGTNTYHGSLFDYLQNDALNAAGYVTNALGLKKAPLKQNEFGGTFGGPVWIPKLYNGRDKTFFFVDYTGFKYRPSSNNGTLTTFPNAFRAGNFSQALGPQLVDSASGQPVFDPEGRPIYSGQIYNPLSVHTFVRPEDGRSYQVRDPFPGNIIPAGLPGLSTVSQTILKSFPVADNDAINNNFHRLQSSKIDEHRLVVKIDEHLSEKHALAGSVFVGGYSNSNNGGLNLLDSSTTNSPTTQIRFTYNYTHSPTLVNNLNVGFIRDTGFTGPLQAGPGLAALGIQGLPPLASDSPYPDIGIGTVQNSIGSASASTDSENRYIVSDNVTLVRGEHTLTFGGELRRLRRDEGGLPGGSFTFEPTESGLNGTGFVNGNTAVSIPAGTGAPAASFLFGGLDFSRFDYPVEAAYSWWQGGLYAQDDWKATPNLTLNLGLRYDLQIPRTDINGKVSTMNPTLSNPAAGGLPGAFTYYGNGAGRNGKTRIGNIDYLGFQPRLGFAYSPDAAHKTAIRGGFAITRPIGNDNAENGIGGGLYNTGFAGLATVNRPQDYVGSPAYYWDNPYPAASISNGPDLDPGALVGNDNPPMIRPSSGTPPTQIYWSTQVQQEMPGGMVASIGYVGMHTYHLGVWSKPNQVDPAVAAQYSGAAATAGLPLNQFLVLPVNDPRAVAAGIKTPWAGFIQTFGAGATVGQSLRPFPQYGDVDNPLNPIGSVSYNGLQTSLQKRYSNGLTLLLSYTFSKTIGDVDSNNGATSGAENAIYAGSFYQDYYNPQSQRSVTSSDIPHVLSLSYTYELPVGPGKRFLNHKGVVGRAVGGWSVSGIHHYQSGRPIHIEYDAFGANNPYYSSDGFSFRPDVVPGVPLKNPAYSKKCSGPILATSGRTPCQFLINPAAFATPAPGNFGDAPNLFSSLRMPAYINEDLSLTKRTMIYDRMDLLFQANFFNALNRTIFSSGGNAQTFIINGAPPDLSTNSLQNSNTVFGLMTAQQNAPRIIQFGMRLEF
- a CDS encoding LacI family DNA-binding transcriptional regulator produces the protein MPTIVEVAKHARVSIATVSNVIRGTRRVSPALQDRVQKAIRELDYSPNEIARSLKVKQTRMLALVLPDITNPFFPEIIRGAEDTAFDRGYFLMTANTDEQIGRERRIMSALRSYRVDGILLASAPGKDSGHIRSIMQGGISVVCLDRTVAGINTDAVLLDNVRGGRECVRHLIQGGHSKIAIITGSLSLQTGLERLRGYEEALRESDIEVDRNLVLEGDFRYESGYRLGKELLKRRVKPTAVFVCNGVMTVGVLKAFEELGVRCPEDISLATFDDLAVDRSFHPHLTAVVQPGYEMGARAATILMDRVEGKLTNEPFVVRIVPTLVVRESTRARKPRSSLRESNSIR